One window of the Klebsiella sp. WP3-W18-ESBL-02 genome contains the following:
- the hemE gene encoding uroporphyrinogen decarboxylase, with amino-acid sequence MTELKNDRYLRALLRQPVDVTPVWMMRQAGRYLPEYKATRAQAGDFMSLCKNAELACEVTLQPLRRFPLDAAILFSDILTIPDAMGLGLYFEAGEGPRFTSPITRKADVEKLPIPDPEGELGYVMNAVRTIRRELKGEVPLIGFSGSPWTLATYMVEGGSSKAFTVIKKMMYADPQALHLLLDKLAQSVTLYLNAQIKAGAQSVMIFDTWGGVLTGRDYQQFSLYYMHKIVDGLLRENDGRRVPVTLFTKGGGQWLEAMAETGCDALGLDWTTDIADARRRVGHKVALQGNMDPSMLYAPAARIEEEVATILAGFGQGEGHVFNLGHGIHQDVPPEHAGVFVEAVHRLSAPYHR; translated from the coding sequence ATGACCGAACTGAAGAACGATCGTTATCTGCGTGCGCTGCTGCGCCAGCCCGTTGATGTGACCCCGGTATGGATGATGCGCCAGGCGGGCCGCTATTTACCGGAGTACAAAGCTACGCGCGCGCAGGCAGGGGACTTTATGTCGCTGTGTAAAAACGCAGAGCTGGCCTGCGAGGTGACGCTGCAGCCGCTGCGCCGCTTCCCGCTGGATGCGGCGATCCTCTTCTCGGATATTCTGACCATTCCCGATGCAATGGGGCTGGGGCTGTACTTCGAAGCCGGGGAAGGTCCGCGCTTTACCTCGCCCATCACCCGCAAAGCCGATGTGGAAAAGCTGCCGATTCCGGATCCGGAGGGGGAGCTGGGCTACGTCATGAACGCGGTGCGCACCATCCGCCGTGAGCTGAAGGGTGAAGTCCCGCTGATCGGCTTTTCCGGCAGCCCGTGGACGCTGGCGACCTACATGGTGGAAGGCGGTAGCAGCAAAGCCTTCACCGTGATTAAAAAGATGATGTATGCCGATCCGCAGGCGCTGCATCTGCTGCTGGATAAGCTGGCGCAGAGCGTCACGCTGTACCTGAACGCGCAGATCAAAGCCGGCGCGCAGTCGGTGATGATCTTTGACACCTGGGGCGGGGTGTTGACCGGGCGCGACTATCAGCAGTTCTCGCTGTACTACATGCACAAAATCGTTGATGGCCTGCTGCGTGAAAATGACGGTCGCCGCGTACCGGTGACGTTGTTCACCAAGGGCGGCGGTCAGTGGCTGGAAGCGATGGCGGAAACCGGCTGCGATGCGCTGGGCCTCGACTGGACGACCGATATCGCCGATGCGCGCCGTCGCGTGGGCCATAAAGTGGCGCTACAGGGCAATATGGACCCATCCATGCTCTATGCGCCAGCGGCGCGCATTGAAGAAGAAGTGGCGACGATTCTGGCCGGTTTTGGTCAGGGCGAAGGCCACGTCTTCAATCTGGGCCACGGCATTCATCAGGACGTGCCGCCGGAACACGCGGGCGTCTTTGTTGAAGCGGTGCACCGTCTGTCGGCGCCGTATCACCGCTAA